The Actinobacillus suis ATCC 33415 DNA segment CCGGTAATTCCCCCATATCTCCGATAGTACGTACATCTAGCCCCATAAAATAGCTAACAATAGTCAGTACAACGATCGCAACGAGAGGTGATGGCAATATTTTGCCGATTTTAGGCAAATAAGGAAAAAGATAGATAATTCCCAATGCCGCCGCAACCAGTGCGTAAGTATGCCAAGTAACATTGGTTAACTCTGGTAATTGGGCAAGAAAAATTAAAATCGCTAATGCGTTTACAAAACCAACTACCACAGCTCTTGCAACAAAACGCATTAATGACCCTAATTTTAAGAACCCGGCAATAATTTGAATTACCCCGGTTAAAATTGTGGCTGCCAATAGATATTCTAAACCGTGACTTTTCACTAGTGATGCCATAACTAACGCCATTGCACCGGTAGCTGCCGAGATCATAGCCGGTCGTCCGCCGGCAAAGCTGATTACCACCGCAATACAAAATGATGCATATAAACCGACTTTCGGATCTACGCCCGCAATAATGGAAAAAGCAATCGCTTCAGGAATTAAAGCTAGTGCAACGACCAGCCCGGAAAGGGAATCTGCTCGAATATTAGAAAACCATTGTTGTTTTAAAGTTTGTTGCATAAAAAATTCTTACCCCTAAGTTGTTTCTAAATTATTAATTATTTCACCATCTTCTTTAATAAAAGGTTTATTCAATGAAACCGGTGAGATTTCCAAAAATTTTTCAGACGGACGACAAAGTCGAACACCTTTGCTTGTGATAACAATCGGACGATTTATTAAAATCGGTTCAGCAAGCATCGCAGCAATTAGTTCGTCATCACTCAATTCCATACGGCTTAAATTTAATGTTTCATAGGGTGGTACATTCGTCCGAAGCAGATCCCGCACACAAATCCCCATTTCTGAAATTAAGTTTCGTAGTGTCATCTCATCGGGAGGCGTTTCGAGGTAGTGAATAATCGTTGGCTCAATGCCTAAGTGGCGGATTAACGCTAATGTATTACGAGATGTGCCACATTTGGGATTATGATAAATCGTAACTTTTTCCATATTTTCTCCAATATTTCAATATTTATTGAAATGTTAAGGTAAAAAATTTTGTGGACATTCACCCACAAAATTTGCAATTCGGATCATCGCTTTCTTTACAACAATTCGTAGTTAAAAAAGCCACCAGCTCCATCATAAGTGCTAAATTTGCATAATAATGCACAAATCTACCCGCTTGTTGGCTATGAATTAAGCCGGCGGTAGCCAATGTTTTTAGATGAAAAGAAAGGTTATTCGGTGCAATACCCAACTGCTTAGCCAATTCTCCAGCAATCATTCCTTTACTGCCTTGAGCAGCAAGCTTCTGAAAAATTTGTAGTCTGATCGGCGAATTGAGCGTACCAAATACTTGACTTGCGTGTTCGATATTCATAGTAAAAATTATAACGTTCTATGTTTATATTTCAAGAATTATTGAAATGTTTAAATAAAAACAAGCGGTTGAATTTGTAGAAAATTTTGCAAATTCGACCGCTTGTCAGTTTATAAAACTAAGCTAAAACTACTCTTCTTCAGTAAATTTTGCAGCTTTATAGGTTGGGTTCATTAAGTTTTCAACAGAAAGAATATCATCTAGTTGCGCTTCTGTGAGTAAACCACGTTCTAACACCACTTCACGAACACCTTTGCCTGTTTGTGCACAAATTTTACCAACAATATCACCATTGTGATGTCCGATAAATGGATTGAGATAAGTTACGATACCGATTGAATTAAACACAAAGTTTTCACAAATTTCTTTGTTTACCGTAATGCCATCAATACATTTATCACGTAAATTCACACAAGCATTAGCAAGAATTTCGATAGATTCAAACATTGCTTGACCAATTACAGGTTCCATTACGTTTAATTGTAACTGACCAGCTTCTGCCGCAAAGGTGATTGTTGTGTCGTTACCAATCACTTTAAAACATACTTGGTTCACGACTTCCGGCACAACCGGATTCACTTTTGCCGGCATAATTGAAGAGCCTGCTTGTAATTCCGGTAAGTTAATTTCGTTTAAACCGGCACGTGGACCTGATGAAAGTAAACGTAAGTCATTACATACTTTTGAAAGTTTAACCGCCGTACGTTTTAACGCACCGTGCACCATCACATAAGCACCACAGTCTGAAGTCGCTTCAATTAAGTTTTCTGATAATACGCATGGTAAACCGGTTACTTCCGCTAAATGTTTAACCGCTAATTCAGAATAACCTTCCGGTGTATTTAAACCGGTACCGATTGCGGTTGCACCTAAGTTTACTTCTAACAATAATTTAGCGGTACGTTTTAAATTACGTACTTCTTCTTCCAATAATACCGCAAACGCTTTAAATTCTTGACCAACTGTCATCGGTACGGCATCTTGCAATTGGGTACGTCCCATTTTTAGCACATCTTTAAATTCTTCCGCTTTCGCTTCGAAACCTTTTTGTAAATAACGGACTTTTTTAATTAAATGTAAGATACTATTATAGACCGCAATACGGAAACCGGTTGGATACGCATCATTGGTTGATTGGCTTGCATTTACGTGATCCATCGGGTTAACCACGTTATAGTCACCTTTTTGATGACCGAGTAATTCAAGTGCTAAATTCGCCACCACTTCATTAGTGTTCATATTCACTGATGTACCTGCTCCGCCTTGATATACGTCTGACGGAAATTGATCCATACAGCGACCTTTCACTAAAATCTCATCACAAGCTTCGACAATCGCTCTAGCCACTTTTTTCGGAATCGCACCTAATTCGCCATTGGCTAATGCGGTTGCCTTTTTAACCATGACCATACCACGTACAAATTCCGGTACATCTGAAATGGTGTTTTTTGAAATATTAAAATTCTCAACCGCTCTTAGTGTGTGAATCCCCCAATAAGCATCTGCAGGCACTTCCCTTTCACCTAATAAATCCACTTCAACACGTACGTTATTCATATACTCACCTCAAAAAATAAAAATAATAGGTATTAAATCTGGTGGAGATCATAACGATTTAGCATAAAAAGAAATGTGATCTATGTCATATTTCGAAAAAGAGCGCTAGGATATAAATTAAGGTTTCGGATTAGAAATTTTAATGATTAAAAATCAGAAAGTAGTAACCGGCAGGCAACGCAATTAGCCAAAACAGACCAGAAATAATCACCGCTGCATGAAACTGCCAATGTTTAGTTTTATGACGAATATATTTCATTGCAAGAAAAGTCCCGATAAATCCTCCGGAAAAACAAAGGAAGAATAGATTCGACTCAGGAACACGCCATGCCTTGTTCCGCGATTTTTGCTTATCAGCATACATTAGATAAAAGCTACTTAGATTGATAATGAGAAAATAAATAAACAGAAAAATAAACATAAATAGTATCTATTAATTAATCAAGGATATCCCTTTTTACAATTAAAAATGGAAGTAACAGTAATGAAATCCCTAAGCTACAACATATAACTACGGTAAAAAAACCACTCCAATGAAAATTATCTAGGATCAATGCTAGAGGGTAACCAGCTAACCCAGCTCCTAAATAAGCGAATAAGCCAACAAACCCAGTTGCTGCCCCCGGAGAAAGTTTATGTGAACATTCTGCCGCTGCCATACCAATTAACATCTGAGGTCCGAATACAAAAAAGCCAACTGCAAAGAATAATATGCATTGCAATAAATAACTCTCTTTTGGCATTAACCATAATGCCGTAATCGAAAAGAAAATACCTACTGAAAAAATTAATGCCATCGGACTTCGATTACTTAAAAACAGTTTATCGGATCCCCAACCTGCCGCTAAAGAGCCTACAAAACCACCGATTTCAAAAAATGTTATTGCACTATTCGCTGCAATTAAATCATAGTGATATTTTTCTGTTAGATAGATATTACCCCAGTCATTGATAGCGGTACGCACAACATAGACCAACGTGTAACTAAGCGCTAGAAGCCAAATATACTTATTACAAAAGACATAACGGCTTAAAATATGTCTCCATAAAAGTGTTTTTTCTTCCTCTTCATGTACCAATTCAAGATGATCGTTTCTCCATTGACCTATTGAGGGTAACCCCATTGATTCCGGCGTATTGCGTAAGCGAAGAAGCAGAAAAAAGCCGATAACCCCCCCTAAAGCACCTACCGTAAAAAAGCCGACTCGCCAGCTATAATGTAACGTTAAGAATCCCACTATAATTGGAACTAGTGCGCCACCAAAATTATGTGCCGTATTCCAAATAGACCACCAAACACCTCTCTCTTTACGGGAATACCACATCATTAATAGTTTAGCGCACGGAGGCCATCCCCATCCTTGAAAACAAGCATTTACAATAACTAATAATGTCAGCAAAATTAATGAACTAGAGAAACCAAATAAAAGATTTGTTATCCCTGTCATAATTAAACCTATCGCCATAAAATATCGAGGATTTGCTCGGTCTGAGAAAATACCAAATAAAAATTTAGATAAGCCATAAGTTAAATAAAATAATGTTGAAATAATACCGATATCATTCTTATCTATATGTAAATCATTAATTAGTGCTGGTGTTACATAATTAAATGTTTTACGCGTCAAATAAAACCCTGCATAACCAATATA contains these protein-coding regions:
- the arsC gene encoding arsenate reductase (glutaredoxin) (This arsenate reductase requires both glutathione and glutaredoxin to convert arsenate to arsenite, after which the efflux transporter formed by ArsA and ArsB can extrude the arsenite from the cell, providing resistance.), with translation MEKVTIYHNPKCGTSRNTLALIRHLGIEPTIIHYLETPPDEMTLRNLISEMGICVRDLLRTNVPPYETLNLSRMELSDDELIAAMLAEPILINRPIVITSKGVRLCRPSEKFLEISPVSLNKPFIKEDGEIINNLETT
- a CDS encoding ArsR/SmtB family transcription factor; the protein is MNIEHASQVFGTLNSPIRLQIFQKLAAQGSKGMIAGELAKQLGIAPNNLSFHLKTLATAGLIHSQQAGRFVHYYANLALMMELVAFLTTNCCKESDDPNCKFCG
- the aspA gene encoding aspartate ammonia-lyase, encoding MNNVRVEVDLLGEREVPADAYWGIHTLRAVENFNISKNTISDVPEFVRGMVMVKKATALANGELGAIPKKVARAIVEACDEILVKGRCMDQFPSDVYQGGAGTSVNMNTNEVVANLALELLGHQKGDYNVVNPMDHVNASQSTNDAYPTGFRIAVYNSILHLIKKVRYLQKGFEAKAEEFKDVLKMGRTQLQDAVPMTVGQEFKAFAVLLEEEVRNLKRTAKLLLEVNLGATAIGTGLNTPEGYSELAVKHLAEVTGLPCVLSENLIEATSDCGAYVMVHGALKRTAVKLSKVCNDLRLLSSGPRAGLNEINLPELQAGSSIMPAKVNPVVPEVVNQVCFKVIGNDTTITFAAEAGQLQLNVMEPVIGQAMFESIEILANACVNLRDKCIDGITVNKEICENFVFNSIGIVTYLNPFIGHHNGDIVGKICAQTGKGVREVVLERGLLTEAQLDDILSVENLMNPTYKAAKFTEEE
- a CDS encoding DUF1294 domain-containing protein; this encodes MFIFLFIYFLIINLSSFYLMYADKQKSRNKAWRVPESNLFFLCFSGGFIGTFLAMKYIRHKTKHWQFHAAVIISGLFWLIALPAGYYFLIFNH
- the uhpC gene encoding MFS transporter family glucose-6-phosphate receptor UhpC, with the translated sequence MAKLNYIDHKYQYWRVHLMVAMYIGYAGFYLTRKTFNYVTPALINDLHIDKNDIGIISTLFYLTYGLSKFLFGIFSDRANPRYFMAIGLIMTGITNLLFGFSSSLILLTLLVIVNACFQGWGWPPCAKLLMMWYSRKERGVWWSIWNTAHNFGGALVPIIVGFLTLHYSWRVGFFTVGALGGVIGFFLLLRLRNTPESMGLPSIGQWRNDHLELVHEEEEKTLLWRHILSRYVFCNKYIWLLALSYTLVYVVRTAINDWGNIYLTEKYHYDLIAANSAITFFEIGGFVGSLAAGWGSDKLFLSNRSPMALIFSVGIFFSITALWLMPKESYLLQCILFFAVGFFVFGPQMLIGMAAAECSHKLSPGAATGFVGLFAYLGAGLAGYPLALILDNFHWSGFFTVVICCSLGISLLLLPFLIVKRDILD